The following are encoded together in the Phaseolus vulgaris cultivar G19833 chromosome 9, P. vulgaris v2.0, whole genome shotgun sequence genome:
- the LOC137822379 gene encoding protein MAIN-LIKE 2-like, translating to MAKTRGGGSQDHDRRRPTTFVRRRNRGGVEERIDNDVHIDNDNEQGLQNDDQVDQEEGFPRGPSDMSLLVNFADHVVVKLWEGEDREELKLVSHGRKLRKFGMSHANIELLVQNFGLFSLCNISYKVGDKGLISAFVERWHRETNSFHLPVGEMTITLDDVSSLLHLPILGQFPTYVPLEYNGAATILVELLGVDETRGKAKMSNLHMCHGYAWGAATLTYLYEQLGDASYFNTKQLASYATLVQAWTYEHFSGMERRDINPSYDDVHPRAARYIVAHQICAVGDVRVQLDVVTHDDIIWTPYEDHRLSRPFETIYLFSGHLRLGSLSHRHMPERVLRQFGYEQSTPSSPMAAEAPGAHVFDQRWLQFDHHVVIGLRVASSPSACVPKYMSWFKTVSHPYIRRGELGDRPSVVPRRRLRSPNAEQAGHSSQDERAHAVTEGTDAYESTEAALQLARSVTDDGAVYTRRSRNVRGRR from the exons atggctaaaactagAGGTGGTGGATCTCAGGATCATGATCGCAGAAGACCGACGACATTCGTCCGTAGAAGAAACCGAGGTGGTGTCGAGGAAAGGATTGATAATGATGTTCATATTGATAATGACAATGAACAAGGATTACAGAATGATGACCAAGTAGACCAGGAAGAAGGGTTTCCTAGAGGACCTTCTGATATGTCTTTACTGGTAAATTTTGCTGACCATGTTGTTGTTAAGCTTTGGGAGGGTGAG gATCGGGAAGAACTTAAATTGGTATCTCACGGTAGGAAATTACGTAAATTTGGGATGTCTCATGCTAATATTGAGCTACTTGTACAAAATTTCGGATTGTTTAGTTTGTGCAATATAAGTTATAAAGTGGGTGACAAGGGATTGATTTCAGCCTTTGTCGAAAGGTGGCATCGGGAGACAAACTCCTTCCACCTTCCCGTAGGTGAGATGACCATCACACTTGATGATGTGTCATCTCTTTTACACCTCCCCATTTTGGGTCAATTCCCAACATATGTGCCCTTAGAGTACAACGGAGCTGCAACAATTTTAGTTGAGTTACTAGGGGTGGATGAGACTCGGGGGAAGGCTAAGATGAG CAATCTACATATGTGTCATGGATATGCATGGGGAGCAGCAACACTTACATATCTATATGAGCAGTTGGGGGATGCATCTTATTTTAACACGAAGCAGTTGGCCAGTTATGCGACACTGGTTCAG GCATGGACTTATGAGCACTTCTCGGGCATGGAAAGAAGGGATATTAATCCCTCATATGACGATGTACACCCGCGGGCAGCACGGTATATTGTTGCCCATCAGATTTGCGCAGTTGGTGATGTGCGGGTGCAGTTGGATGTCGTCACACACGATGACATCATCTGGACTCCGTATGAGGACCATAGATTGAGCAGACCATTTGAGACCATTTATTTATTCTCGGGTCACTTGCGATTGGGCAGCTTATCACATAGACATATGCCCGAGCGTGTTTTGCGCCAATTTGGGTACGAGCAGAGCACTCCATCATCACCGATGGCGGCTGAGGCTCCCGGTGCACATGTCTTTGATCAAAGGTGGTTGCAGTTTGATCACCACGTGGTGATAGGTTTGAGAGTTGCTTCTAGTCCATCTGCATGTGTTCCTAAGTACATGTCTTGGTTTAAGACGGTATCACACCCATACATTCGTAGAGGTGAACTTGGAGATCGACCCAGTGTTGTACCACGTCGTCGCCTTCGTAGTCCAAATGCTGAGCAGGCAGGTCATTCGTCTCAAGATGAGCGTGCACATGCG GTCACTGAAGGTACTGACGCATATGAGAGTACGGAGGCAGCGCTGCAGTTAGCCCGGAGTGTGACAGATGACGGGGCAGTCTACACGAGACGATCACGTAATGTTCGTGGACGtcgttga